In the Magnolia sinica isolate HGM2019 chromosome 15, MsV1, whole genome shotgun sequence genome, one interval contains:
- the LOC131228120 gene encoding disease resistance protein RGA2-like, producing MAEAVVSGILQLVIEKLASPILEKCELFWGFHKEMENLLSRLSTIQAVLEDAEEQPVKSKALQNWLGKLKDVVYDADDILDGFTIEAKVEAKRRKLQIGTFFSASNPLVSRSNMADKIKEIGQRLDKIAEERSQFHLIGGERVSNIKGREPTDSFVIESDVYGREEDKRRVMELLISNDNGEDVIVIPIVGMGGLGKTTLAQLAYNDVRVATHFVLRTWVCVSDDFSLCKVTKDIIESATHSKCDLQSMDQLQHRLRELLREKKFLLVLDDVWEENPVNWDRLKQFLRGGAAGSKIIITTRSEKVALIMGTLPPQHLARLSDDDCWSLFKQRAFEHGRQEHTNLIMLGKEIVKKCGGIPLAAKALGSLMHFKTEEREWLFVKESDIWNLAEEDNHILPALRLSYYHLPPHLKQCFAYCSIFPKDYQIKNEKLIRLWMAEGFIKSSGRSQQIEDVGGEYFNNLLCRSFFQDVHKNEDGNIVWCKMHDLVHDLACSVAGNECSIVQVKNAVSIPNVSRRLLLDCGNNRSFLTDPEPSRRANHLRTLLVLGSGCFSIPHNVLVHFMFLRVLDLNNVNVTTELLDSISSLKHLRYLELCIRIQALPESIWTLHHLQTLRLSKCNFLKELPRNMSKMTSLRHLEIDYCHRLTHMPANMGELKFLQTLPIFIVGKDSGCGIRELQGLNLGGELTIRNLENVMCAADAQVANLEDKPNLHKLHFSWGRDIDLQLEGNVEQTLEGLRPHQNLKRLTVEEYMGVRFPRWMCSSSLPNLIEVSVINCRRCEQLPPLGHLPFLKVLVIQGMDAVKSIGNHFHGGNDVTESFPSLKRLTIQDMPNLEEWSGSNGRVLPCLNQLTVRRCPKLTTLPCLPSLKELQLTDGNEMLLGSVANLAALEDLFIRGCSMLVSLPEELQNLTSLRKLLIVECNDLTSLRLQGLSSLQDLSIQGCQSLTSLIGGLQHLTALQDLIINDCPELAYLPEGMQHLTSLRKLTITTCQKLTCLPEGLRHVTTLEDLSICDCPSLTALPEWIGNLSSLRSLGIYGCPQLECLPEELQNLTSLRHLRINGCNGLTSLRLQGLSSLNRLYIDKCQSLTSLIGGLQHLTSLRQLTIMNCQKLTCLPEVTQHLTSLQHLTIKSCQKLTCFPEGLRHVTTLKELHIDGMTPPEWIGNLSSLRDLAIHGCDKLTCLPSGLQLLTNLQHLRIWGWSCLAALPE from the coding sequence ATGGCAGAAGCAGTCGTATCCGGCATTCTTCAACTAGTTATTGAAAAACTAGCATCGCCAATCCTAGAAAAGTGTGAACTGTTCTGGGGTTTTCACAAGGAGATGGAAAATCTATTAAGCAGGTTATCAACAATACAGGCAGTGCTTGAAGATGCGGAGGAGCAGCCAGTAAAGAGCAAGGCGTTACAGAATTGGCTGGGAAAGCTTAAAGATGTGGTTTATGATGCAGATGACATATTGGATGGGTTCACAATCGAAGCAAAAGTGGAAGCTAAACGCAGAAAATTGCAGATCGGCACCTTCTTTTCAGCATCGAACCCACTGGTGTCCCGTTCAAATATGGCAGATAAGATAAAGGAGATAGGGCAGAGATTAGATAAGATTGCTGAAGAGAGATCTCAATTCCATTTGATAGGGGGAGAACGGGTGTCGAATATTAAAGGCCGAGAACCAACTGATTCATTTGTAATCGAATCAGATGTTTATGGAAGGGAAGAAGATAAAAGAAGGGTAATGGAATTACTAATTAGCAACGATAACGGAGAGGATGTTATAGTCATCCCCATAGTCGGTATGGGGGGCCTTGGGAAGACCACACTCGCTCAGTTAGCTTACAATGACGTGAGGGTAGCAACGCATTTTGTATTAAGAACGTGGGTTTGTGTGTCCGACGATTTCAGTCTGTGTAAGGTAACAAAAGATATCATAGAGTCAGCAACCCATAGCAAATGTGATCTCCAAAGCATGGATCAGCTGCAGCATCGCCTAAGAGAATTGCTGAGGGAGAAGAAGTTTTTACTTGTGTTGGATGATGTCTGGGAAGAAAATCCTGTGAACTGGGATCGGTTGAAACAATTTCTAAGGGGAGGTGCAGCGGGTAGTAAAATCATAATAACTACCCGTAGTGAAAAAGTTGCTTTAATCATGGGCACTCTCCCTCCACAGCATTTGGCAAGATTATCAGACGATGATTGTTGGTCTCTGTTCAAGCAGCGGGCGTTTGAGCATGGAAGACAAGAACATACAAACCTTATAATGCTTGGAAAAGAAATTGTGAAGAAGTGTGGGGGCATCCCTTTGGCTGCGAAGGCGCTCGGAAGCTTGATGCACTTCAAAACAGAGGAAAGAGAGTGGTTGTTTGTTAAGGAAAGTGACATTTGGAATCTAGCGGAAGAAGATAATCACATTTTACCTGCTTTGAGGTTGAGTTATTATCATCTTCCACCACATTTGAAGCAATGCTTTGCATACTGCTCAATATTTCCAAAAGATTATCAAATCAAGAACGAGAAGCTAATCCGACTATGGATGGCAGAAGGTTTTATTAAATCATCAGGCAGAAGTCAGCAAATAGAAGACGTCGGTGGAGAGTATTTCAATAATCTATTATGTCGGTCCTTCTTTCAAGATGTTCACAAAAATGAAGATGGGAATATCGTATGGTGCAAGATGCATGACCTCGTGCATGATCTTGCATGCTCTGTTGCTGGGAATGAATGCTCGATTGTGCAGGTCAAGAATGCAGTGAGTATCCCTAACGTATCTCGTCGTTTGTTGTTGGACTGCGGGAATAACAGGAGTTTCCTAACAGACCCAGAGCCCTCAAGGAGAGCAAACCATTTGCGAACGCTGCTTGTGCTTGGAAGTGGGTGTTTCAGCATTCCTCATAATGTTTTGGTACATTTTATGTTCTTACGCGTGCTAGATTTAAACAATGTGAATGTCACCACGGAGTTGTTGGATTCAATCAGCAGTTTGAAGCACTTGAGATACCTCGAGCTGTGTATACGAATACAAGCCCTTCCTGAATCCATTTGGACCCTTCACCATTTGCAAACCTTGAGACTCTCAAAGTGTAATTTTCTAAAAGAGTTACCCAGGAACATGAGCAAAATGACTAGCCTAAGACATCTTGAAATTGATTACTGTCATCGATTGACCCATATGCCAGCTAATATGGGAGAATTAAAGTTCCTTCAGACCTTGCCAATATTCATAGTTGGTAAGGATAGTGGATGTGGTATAAGAGAGCTGCAAGGTCTAAACCTTGGAGGAGAATTGACTATTCGAAACCTCGAGAATGTGATGTGTGCAGCAGATGCCCAGGTAGCAAACTTGGAGGATAAGCCGAACCTTCATAAGTTACACTTTTCATGGGGTCGGGATATTGATCTTCAGTTGGAAGGAAATGTCGAGCAAACCCTTGAAGGTCTCCGACCACATCAAAATCTCAAAAGGTTGACTGTGGAAGAGTACATGGGTGTCAGATTTCCGCGTTGGATGTGTTCTTCATCACTTCCAAATCTGATTGAAGTTTCAGTGATTAATTGCAGAAGATGCGAACAACTCCCCCCGCTCGGCCACTTACCATTCCTGAAGGTTCTTGTGATACAAGGAATGGATGCCGTGAAATCTATTGGCAACCATTTCCATGGCGGCAATGATGTCACAGAGTCATTCCCATCACTGAAACGACTCACCATCCAAGATATGCCTAATTTAGAGGAGTGGTCAGGATCCAATGGAAGAGTACTCCCCTGCCTTAACCAATTAACTGTCCGGAGATGTCCAAAGTTAACAACACTTCCATGCCTGCCATCTCTAAAAGAATTGCAATTGACGGATGGTAATGAGATGTTGTTAGGTTCAGTGGCAAACCTTGCTGCTCTAGAGGATCTGTTTATTCGGGGCTGCAGTATGTTGGTATCTTTGCCAGAGGAGTTACAAAACCTCACCTCTCTCCGGAAGCTGTTGATTGTTGAGTGCAATGATCTAACGTCCTTGAGACTACAAGGCTTGAGCTCTCTTCAAGATCTATCCATCCAGGGGTGTCAAAGCTTAACGAGTTTGATAGGGGGACTGCAACACCTCACTGCGTTACAAGACTTGATCATTAATGATTGTCCGGAGCTGGCATATTTACCAGAGGGTATGCAACACCTTACTTCCCTTCGAAAACTCACCATCACGACCTGTCAGAAGTTGACATGTTTGCCGGAAGGGCTACGACATGTCACAACACTGGAAGATCTATCAATTTGTGACTGTCCAAGTCTAACGGCTCTGCCGGAGTGGATAGGAAACCTGTCATCGCTTCGATCTTTGGGAATTTACGGATGTCCTCAATTGGAGTGTTTGCCAGAGGAGTTACAAAACCTCACCTCTCTCCGTCACCTGCGGATTAATGGTTGCAATGGTCTAACGTCCTTGAGACTACAGGGCTTGAGCTCTCTTAATCGTCTATACATCGACAAGTGTCAAAGCTTAACGAGTTTGATCGGGGGACTGCAACACCTTACTTCCCTTCGACAACTCACCATCATGAACTGTCAGAAGTTGACATGTTTACCAGAGGTTACGCAACACCTTACTTCCCTTCAACACCTCACCATCAAGAGCTGTCAGAAGTTGACATGTTTTCCGGAAGGGCTACGACATGTCACAACACTGAAAGAGCTACACATCGATGGAATGACTCCGCCGGAGTGGATAGGAAACCTGTCCTCGCTTCGAGATTTGGCGATTCATGGTTGTGATAAATTGACGTGTTTGCCATCCGGGTTACAACTCCTAACAAACCTCCAACACCTACGAATCTGGGGTTGGTCATGTCTAGCGGCTCTGCCAGAGTGA